One Piscinibacter lacus genomic window, GCCGAAGGGGCCGTCGATGGGGCGCAGGCCGTAGGCGCGGCAAGCCACCATCATGCGGGTCTGGGCGGCATGCCAGGGGTCGGTCCAGAAGGCCTGGCGCTGGCCGTCGGCATCCTTGTCGCTCAGCACCACGCTGTCCTTGTTCACGCCGCCGATCACGGTGGTGCGGGCGCGGGTGGAGGCGGCGTAGTCGGCCACGCCGAAGCTCATGGCCTCCAGCCGCTTGCTGGCCTGGGCGATGGCCTCGACATTGGCCATGCCCAGGGCGGTCTCGATCAGCACCTCGAAGCCGATGCGCTTGGTGCGCTTCTTCGAGTTCTCGAGCTGGGTGACCATCATGTCGAGCGCATACACGTCCTGCGGCACGCCGACCTTGGGGATCAGGATCATGTCCAGCCGCGGGCAGGCTTCGACGATGTCGACCACGTCGCGCACCATGTAGTGCGTGTCCAGGCCGTTGATGCGGACCATCATCGTCTTGCTGCCCCAGTCGATGTCGTTCAGGGCCTCGATGATGTTCTTGCGCGCCTGCTCCTTGTCGTCCGGCGCGACGGCGTCCTCGCAGTCGAGGAAGACGATGTCGG contains:
- a CDS encoding HpcH/HpaI aldolase/citrate lyase family protein → MSFYAVEQATPRLHRSELAVPGSNPGMFEKAAKSAADIVFLDCEDAVAPDDKEQARKNIIEALNDIDWGSKTMMVRINGLDTHYMVRDVVDIVEACPRLDMILIPKVGVPQDVYALDMMVTQLENSKKRTKRIGFEVLIETALGMANVEAIAQASKRLEAMSFGVADYAASTRARTTVIGGVNKDSVVLSDKDADGQRQAFWTDPWHAAQTRMMVACRAYGLRPIDGPFGDFSDPDGYLSAANRCAVLGYEGKWAIHPSQIELANRVFTPSDAEVTKARRILEAMAQAAKEGKGAVSLDGRLIDIASIRMAEALLAKADQIAAAR